A stretch of the Aspergillus puulaauensis MK2 DNA, chromosome 6, nearly complete sequence genome encodes the following:
- a CDS encoding TauD/TfdA dioxygenase family protein (COG:I;~EggNog:ENOG410PMTP;~InterPro:IPR042098,IPR003819;~PFAM:PF02668;~go_function: GO:0016491 - oxidoreductase activity [Evidence IEA];~go_process: GO:0055114 - oxidation-reduction process [Evidence IEA]), with the protein MAPSITESPVVVPEVTKETQRQPLQLSGALQDVETFDVTPVIGREFPTASLAEWLRAPNSDELLRDLAITISQRGVVFFRKQDGLTDDLQKELVDRLGRLTGKPSTSGLHIHPISNSSREHSTPDDEISVISSAQRQKLYQGKNSFGRSGRHEWHSDITFEPVPSDYTLLRLTELPKTGGDTLWASGYEVYDRISKPYQAFLDGLTATYAQPLFNSIADQNKFAVHPGPRGAPENVGEELLAVHPVVRTNPVTGWKSIFAVGHHVQKVNDLSEDESRHLLDWFVRLVTENHGLQVRLRWQNPNDVAIWDNRSVYHAATVDYQELGPRTGHRAVGLGERPFFDAKSKSRREALADQI; encoded by the exons ATGGCTCCCTCCATCACCGAGTCCCCCGTCGTCGTCCCCGAAGTCACCAAGGAAACCCAACGCcagcctctccagctcagcgGTGCATTGCAGGACGTCGAGACCTTCGACGTGACTCCAGTCATCGGTCGTGAATTTCCGACTGCGAGTCTTGCTGAATGGCTGCGCGCGCCCAACTCGGACGAGCTTCTGCGCGATCTCGCCATCACCA TTTCCCAAAGAggcgtcgtcttcttccgcaAGCAGGACGGCCTGACCGATGACCTGCAAAAGGAGCTCGTCGACCGACTGGGCCGTCTGACAGGAAAACCCAGCACCTCTGGCCTGCATATCCACCCCATCAGCAACTCGTCGCGCGAGCACAGCACTCCAGACGACGAAATCAGCGTCATCAGCTCTGCGCAGCGACAGAAACTGTATCAGGGCAAGAACTCATTCGGTCGCAGTGGACGGCACGAATGGCACAGTGATATCACCTTCGAGCCGGTGCCCAGCGACTACACTCTCCTTCGTTTGACGGAACTACCCAAGACTGGCGGAG ACACCCTCTGGGCCTCTGGCTACGAAGTCTACGACCGAATCTCCAAGCCCTACCAGGCCTTCCTCGACGGTCTGACAGCCACCTACGCCCAGCCACTCTTCAACTCCATCGCAGACCAGAACAAGTTCGCCGTGCACCCCGGCCCACGCGGTGCGCCCGAGAACGTGGGTGAAGAGCTGCTCGCCGTGCACCCGGTCGTGCGCACGAACCCGGTAACCGGGTGGAAGAGTATCTTCGCGGTCGGCCACCACGTCCAGAAGGTCAATGACCTTTCGGAGGACGAGAGCCGACATCTGCTCGACTGGTTTGTGCGCCTGGTAACGGAGAACCATGGCCTACAGGTACGGCTCCGGTGGCAGAACCCCAACGATGTGGCGATCTGGGACAACCGTAGTGTATACCATGCCGCGACAGTCGACTACCAGGAGCTTGGGCCTCGGACGGGGCATCGTGCAGTGGGACTGGGCGAGAGGCCGTTCTTCGATGCGAAGAGCAAGAGTCGGAGGGAGGCGTTGGCTGACCAGATATAA
- a CDS encoding putative MFS transporter (COG:G;~EggNog:ENOG410QDJB;~InterPro:IPR011701,IPR036259;~PFAM:PF07690;~TransMembrane:10 (i103-120o174-192i204-224o236-257i269-288o368-388i409-431o437-455i475-496o508-530i);~go_function: GO:0022857 - transmembrane transporter activity [Evidence IEA];~go_process: GO:0055085 - transmembrane transport [Evidence IEA]): MTTVYQPWKARSTVSELDGVSESATTAVALSSDLGEPVVRTRKFFFQRKDRLDPEGIATQPSVYDNPETAKGYQPRDDWENLHRFDPSARWTWGEETRLIRKIDLRIMVFVCVMFMALELDRANLSQALTDNFLDELGMDTNDYNLGNTVFKLSFLCAELPSQLVSKWMGPDRWIPMQITLWSGVAMAQYALNGRTSFLACRALLAILQGGFIPDIILYLSYFYKHHEMTIRLGYFWTAMSTADIGASFLAFGLLHLRGVQGQSGWRWLFLLEGLLTLLIGLSAFILMPPGPCQTASWARGKKGWFSEREETIMVNRIIRDDPSKGSMHNREPITPKLLWKSLCDYDLWPIYIIGLTFQTPMTTPQQYLTLTLRGLGFGTFTTNLLIIPKEILHITTMLLLAYTAEATGELTMVAMVGQLWALPFLVYLYVVDINSANKWVVWAVMTLLLGYPNAHPIQVGWNSRNSNTVRSRTVSAAVYNMCVQSSGIIASNIYHEDDSPRYRRGNRALVALVTTNIAIYFLTKAYYLWKNKRREGKWNALNEDQRMEYLSTTTDEGNKRLDFRLAH; this comes from the exons ATGACGACCGTCTACCAGCCATGGAAGGCCCGATCTACAGTCTCCGAGCTCGATGGCGTCTCTGAATCGGCGACTACAGCCGTTGCGCTTTCGTCCGATCTGGGCGAGCCGGTGGTGCGGACGCGcaagttcttcttccagcgcAAGGACCGACTCGACCCTGAAGGAATTGCGACTCAGCCTTCTGTATACGACAACCCCGAGACGGCCAAAGGGTACCAGCCGCGCGATGACTGGGAGAATCTGCATCGGTTCGACCCATCGGCGAGGTGGACATGGGGAGAGGAAACTCGACTCATCCGCAAGATTGACCTGCGCATCATGGTGTTTGTCTGCGTGATGTTTATGGCGCTGGAACTGGACAGAGCGAATCTCAGTCAAGCATTGACCGAcaacttcctcgacgagctGGGGATGGACACAAATG ATTATAACCTGGGAAACACTGTGTTCAAGCTCTCTTTTCTCTGTGCAGAGCTTCCTTCTCAGCTTGTCAGCAAGTGGATGGGCCCTGATCGATGGATTCCAATGCAAATCACCCTATGGTCTGGTGTTGCCATGGCGCAGTATGCCCTAAACGGACGGACCTCGTTCCTGGCCTGTCGAGCGCTGCTGGCAATCCTGCAGGGGGGCTTTATTCCAGAT ATCATTCTATATCTATCGTACTTCTACAAACACCACGAGATGACAATCCGACTGGGTTACTTCTGGACCGCCATGAGCACGGCTGATATCGGCGCcagcttcctcgccttcggccttctccatctccgagGAGTGCAAGGACAGTCgggctggcggtggctttTCCTGCTGGAGGGTCTTCTCACGCTGTTGATTGGTCTCTCTGCCTTCATTCTCATGCCACCTGGCCCATGCCAGACAGCCAGCTGGGCCCGCGGGAAGAAAGGCTGGTTTTCCGAGCG TGAGGAGACCATCATGGTTAACCGCATCATCCGGGATGACCCCAGCAAAGGAAGCATGCACAACCGCGAACCCATCACCCCCAAGCTGCTCTGGAAGAGCCTGTGCGACTACGATCTGTGGCCAATCTACATCATCGGCCTGACCTTCCAGACCCCAATGACGACTCCGCAACAATATCTGACGCTCACCCTGCGCGGGCTGGGGTTCGGCACATTCACAACGAACTTGCTCATCATTCCCAAAGAGATTTTGCACATAACAACCATGCTGCTCCTGGCGTACACTGCTGAAGCGACAGGCGAGCTGACTATGGTTGCCATGGTCGGCCAGCTCTGGGCCCTGCCATTCCTGGTGTATTTATATGTCGTCGACATCAATTCTGCGAACAAGTGGGTGGTCTGGGCTGTGATGACGTTGTTGCTAGGATATCCAAACG CCCACCCAATCCAAGTCGGCTGGAACTCACGCAATTCAAACACGGTGCGCTCACGCACAGTCTCGGCAGCTGTATATAACATGTGCGTGCAGTCATCGggcatcatcgcctccaatATCTACCACGAGGACGATAGCCCCCGGTACCGCCGCGGGAACCGGGCCCTTGTGGCCTTGGTGACGACGAACATTGCCATCTATTTCCTCACAAAGGCGTACTATTTATGGAAGAACAAGCGGCGCGAGGGGAAGTGGAATGCGCTGAATGAGGACCAGCGCATGGAGTATCTGAGCACCACTACGGATGAGGGTAACAAACGCTTGGATTTCCGGCTGGCTCATTAG
- a CDS encoding zinc-binding alcohol dehydrogenase family protein (COG:C;~EggNog:ENOG410PMCP;~InterPro:IPR013149,IPR011032,IPR020843,IPR036291;~PFAM:PF00107;~SECRETED:SignalP(1-29);~go_function: GO:0016491 - oxidoreductase activity [Evidence IEA];~go_process: GO:0055114 - oxidation-reduction process [Evidence IEA]) — translation MKTMKAVISHRFLPTRLLSFALGSPLGQGAQVSDVSIPSITDNEVLVKVHAVALNPIDFKDIDVLSPRNSVIGCDYAGEVTQVGKNAGQRWQVGDRIAGFVHGGMYPDVGSFAEYVKVEGDLAWKLPDEMSLGEATTYGVPAATAMLSLSYLDIASADDENRRSAHQGGQPTVLIYSGGSNVGLFAIQLAKRAGYTVVATASPRSFDLAKRYGADAVYDYRTPASIGEIKEAYPNITKALDCFSEGTSAAFCADVLREGSPGKVVTLLDQGKPKKADVTYKFLMVYTAFSREFQLLAPLGPVFPVKPADREVISKLYGDLPTLSLRPPPITTIKGGFNEIFEGLDTLRNGEARGTKLVVEFE, via the coding sequence atGAAAACCATGAAAGCGGTCATCTCACATCGATTCTTGCCTACGCGTCTACTGAGTTTCGCCCTCGGTAGTCCGCTTGGGCAGGGCGCGCAAGTCAGCGATGTCTCAATCCCAAGCATCACCGATAATGAGGTCTTGGTCAAGGTGCACGCTGTCGCGCTGAATCCCATCGACTTCAAAGACATCGATGTCCTTTCTCCACGCAATTCTGTCATTGGCTGCGACTATGCGGGCGAGGTGACTCAGGTCGGCAAGAATGCAGGACAGCGTTGGCAGGTTGGAGACAGAATCGCCGGCTTTGTCCACGGTGGCATGTATCCTGACGTTGGCTCATTCGCCGAGTACGTGAAAGTCGAAGGAGACTTGGCCTGGAAGCTGCCGGACGAAATGTCTCTGGGTGAAGCCACCACCTACGGAGTTCCCGCAGCCACCGCGATGCTGAGCCTTTCGTACCTTGACATTGCCTCGGCGGATGATGAGAACAGACGCAGCGCTCACCAGGGCGGCCAACCGACCGTTCTCATCTATTCGGGAGGCTCGAACGTCGGTCTCTTCGCCATTCAATTAGCCAAGAGAGCAGGATACACGGTTGTGGCAACGGCCTCGCCACGGTCCTTCGACCTCGCAAAGCGTTATGGCGCCGATGCAGTATACGACTATCGGACCCCTGCATCTATTGGCGAAATTAAGGAAGCCTATCCGAACATCACGAAAGCTCTCGACTGCTTTTCCGAGGGCACTTCTGCCGCCTTCTGTGCGGATGTGTTGCGAGAGGGCAGCCCGGGCAAAGTGGTCACGCTTCTTGATCAAGGAAAGCCGAAGAAGGCAGACGTGACCTATAAGTTCCTCATGGTTTACACTGCGTTCAGTCGCGAGTTTCAGCTGTTGGCGCCCCTTGGCCCCGTGTTCCCTGTGAAGCCGGCAGACCGCGAGGTCATCAGCAAACTTTATGGCGACTTGCCCACCTTGAGTCTAAGACCTCCACCCATCACGACGATTAAGGGCGGATTCAATGAGATATTTGAAGGCCTAGACACACTTCGCAACGGAGAAGCTCGGGGCACAAAGCTTGTCGTTGAGTTTGAGTAA